A genomic window from Cupriavidus metallidurans CH34 includes:
- a CDS encoding helix-turn-helix domain-containing protein yields the protein MGKKEPVTVFGRRLRQARRRAGIPQDKLGVEIGLDETIASARISRYESGVHQPAVEIAQKLAKVLKVPTAYLYCDNDELAEFLLSWPYLIKADRKEIERIVENRLFSKGLLGKQS from the coding sequence ATGGGAAAAAAGGAGCCGGTTACTGTTTTTGGACGTCGCTTGCGGCAGGCAAGGCGGCGTGCCGGCATTCCCCAAGATAAGCTCGGCGTGGAAATCGGCCTGGACGAAACTATTGCCAGCGCACGCATCAGCCGATACGAGAGTGGAGTTCACCAGCCCGCTGTTGAAATCGCTCAGAAGCTGGCGAAGGTGCTCAAGGTTCCGACGGCATACCTTTATTGCGACAACGACGAGCTCGCGGAATTTCTCCTCTCCTGGCCGTACCTGATTAAGGCCGACAGGAAGGAGATTGAGCGCATTGTCGAGAACAGGCTGTTCTCGAAGGGGCTTCTCGGGAAACAGTCCTGA
- a CDS encoding helix-turn-helix domain-containing protein has protein sequence MEAEIGGYLRTYRIHRNIDQATLSMRAGISVRALRNLETGNGSSLRTLCTVLRALGREGWLDMIAPVPTINPLMLTRQAKPRQRASKPRKKKTTFKEALAAIPNVGEDDSDSRK, from the coding sequence ATGGAGGCTGAGATAGGAGGCTATCTAAGGACCTACCGCATCCATCGCAACATCGACCAGGCTACCCTCTCAATGCGAGCTGGCATCAGCGTGCGGGCTCTACGGAATCTCGAGACAGGCAACGGTTCGTCATTGCGCACCCTCTGCACGGTGCTTAGAGCCTTGGGCCGCGAAGGATGGCTCGACATGATTGCGCCTGTTCCCACCATCAACCCGTTGATGCTTACAAGGCAAGCAAAGCCACGACAGCGGGCAAGCAAGCCCAGGAAAAAGAAGACCACATTCAAGGAGGCTTTGGCGGCGATACCAAACGTCGGTGAAGATGACTCCGACTCACGGAAATAG
- a CDS encoding argonaute/piwi family protein: protein MMKLDFLKEPELEFGGHHRHVDMRQGIALFGPLDSIEGQPRRIRLGVVGTQQTVDGILQWLERSKAGIKAKASRQPHLFPDFPGFGADSPFRADFNIDASSVRTLSSRELSRITAQSELMAVADGQSMLADEVQAISESGRPDVVIVGVPQELVALEDNDANEATAEFNPKQDALEYGSTFDLRNMLKAKVMRMNQPIQLVLPQTYDETAKGKKSKKGEKRALQDEATRAWNFHTALYYKANYRPWRIVRDPSEFQACFVGISFYRSLDQATLVTSMAQVYDERGEGVIVRGKAVELLKDDRQPHLSRNDAYLLLTTALKEYRREHRHLPARVVVHKSSKYSKDELEGFNGAVDDQGLETADFMVVTKSFTRLFREGTYPPLRGTMLSLDEANHLLYTRGSVPYYATYPGMYVPRPLKFQIAQADTSPRKLAEEILALTKLNWNNTQFDGAEPITMRVAQQVGKVLKYVPEGDVVQPRYSFYM, encoded by the coding sequence ATGATGAAACTTGACTTTCTGAAAGAGCCAGAGCTGGAGTTTGGCGGACATCACAGGCATGTCGATATGCGCCAAGGAATCGCTCTGTTCGGCCCGCTCGATAGTATTGAAGGGCAACCTCGCCGCATTCGTCTTGGAGTGGTCGGCACCCAACAAACAGTAGACGGCATCCTCCAGTGGCTCGAGCGTAGCAAGGCTGGAATAAAGGCTAAAGCCAGCCGACAGCCTCACTTATTCCCGGATTTTCCGGGCTTTGGCGCTGACTCGCCGTTTCGTGCCGACTTCAATATCGACGCGAGCTCAGTGCGGACTCTGTCGAGCCGAGAGCTAAGCCGCATTACTGCTCAGTCCGAACTGATGGCTGTCGCTGATGGGCAGTCAATGCTGGCGGACGAAGTTCAGGCCATTAGTGAGTCCGGGCGGCCGGATGTCGTCATCGTGGGCGTTCCGCAGGAACTGGTGGCGCTGGAAGATAACGATGCCAACGAAGCAACCGCTGAATTCAACCCCAAGCAGGACGCCCTCGAGTACGGCAGCACGTTTGACCTTCGTAATATGCTGAAAGCGAAGGTCATGCGAATGAACCAACCTATTCAACTCGTTCTGCCGCAGACTTACGATGAGACGGCGAAAGGAAAGAAGAGCAAGAAGGGGGAGAAGCGTGCACTGCAGGATGAGGCTACCAGGGCGTGGAACTTCCACACTGCACTTTACTACAAGGCAAACTATCGTCCTTGGCGTATCGTACGCGACCCGTCAGAGTTCCAAGCCTGCTTTGTCGGCATCAGTTTTTATCGCTCACTGGACCAAGCAACTCTGGTGACCAGCATGGCGCAGGTCTATGACGAACGTGGCGAAGGAGTAATCGTACGCGGCAAGGCTGTTGAGCTCTTGAAGGACGACAGGCAACCGCACCTCTCTCGCAATGATGCGTATCTCCTGCTCACGACTGCACTGAAGGAGTACAGGCGCGAACATAGGCATTTGCCGGCACGTGTGGTTGTGCATAAGAGCTCGAAGTACAGCAAAGACGAACTCGAGGGATTCAATGGTGCGGTCGACGACCAGGGGTTGGAGACTGCCGATTTTATGGTGGTCACGAAGTCGTTCACCCGCCTGTTTCGAGAAGGTACTTATCCGCCGCTGCGAGGGACAATGCTGAGCTTGGACGAGGCAAATCACCTCCTCTATACGAGAGGGAGCGTGCCGTATTACGCCACGTATCCAGGGATGTATGTACCCCGACCATTGAAGTTTCAGATTGCCCAGGCGGACACAAGCCCGCGCAAACTAGCCGAAGAGATTCTTGCCCTCACGAAGCTCAACTGGAACAACACCCAGTTTGATGGCGCAGAGCCCATTACGATGCGTGTAGCCCAACAGGTTGGAAAGGTTCTCAAGTACGTGCCGGAGGGTGATGTGGTGCAGCCGCGCTATAGCTTCTATATGTAG
- a CDS encoding DUF4365 domain-containing protein, whose translation MSEKKLTDSQLLGTQGTGLIELTVSRMGLVWRPTAQHDAGIDGEIEIRDAANGRMTGMLLKVQSKAVSEFKNETNAGFDYWPDSRDMDYWLGHSVPVILIVSRPSTNECYWQVIKPPTEGGEKRLRFVKARDVLNESSKARLIEVAQAASPRGVAPALVRRETLVSNLLPVTKLPERLYLAETPYRTAKDLGAALREANLRLEFILKNERILTVRDLTEPRYHNLCDRGTVEDFGIKEWAASPDPDRQRDFVSLMNSCLREKLRSMPEALRFDKAMRCFFFPPSESNTPYDYAYRGDKKSTAREVFKELRNKQKKHLMGYRHSAMKAQFYRFGSDWYLEVTPTYFFTRNGTEQSKWHEDWLKGIKELEKNGAIRGQLMMWADLLRNPPGLFDEGYPFLDFGVPVTFGIDRGIDDSAWASSDNIDKQQGETSSAPLFELG comes from the coding sequence ATGAGCGAGAAGAAGCTGACCGACAGCCAATTGTTGGGCACCCAGGGAACGGGCCTGATTGAACTAACGGTCTCTCGGATGGGACTGGTCTGGAGACCGACGGCGCAACACGACGCCGGCATCGACGGCGAAATCGAAATTCGCGACGCGGCCAATGGTCGGATGACTGGCATGCTGCTCAAGGTACAGAGCAAAGCGGTCTCGGAGTTCAAGAATGAGACTAATGCCGGCTTCGACTATTGGCCGGATTCCAGGGATATGGACTACTGGCTCGGACATAGTGTCCCCGTAATCCTCATCGTTTCGAGACCAAGTACAAACGAGTGCTACTGGCAAGTCATCAAGCCTCCCACGGAAGGGGGCGAGAAGCGGCTTCGATTCGTTAAAGCCAGAGATGTTCTAAACGAAAGCAGCAAGGCCAGACTCATTGAGGTCGCCCAGGCGGCTTCACCCCGTGGCGTTGCGCCTGCGCTGGTAAGGCGCGAAACGCTTGTCAGCAACCTACTGCCGGTCACGAAGCTGCCGGAGCGACTTTACCTGGCGGAAACTCCTTATCGGACGGCCAAGGACCTCGGTGCGGCATTACGTGAGGCCAATCTGCGGCTCGAGTTCATTCTGAAGAACGAACGAATACTTACGGTTCGCGACCTAACTGAGCCGCGCTATCACAACTTGTGCGACCGAGGCACCGTGGAAGACTTCGGTATCAAGGAGTGGGCCGCATCACCTGACCCTGACAGACAGCGCGACTTTGTGAGCCTCATGAACAGCTGTCTGCGAGAGAAGCTGCGGTCAATGCCCGAGGCACTTCGCTTTGACAAAGCTATGAGATGCTTCTTCTTCCCGCCGTCTGAAAGCAACACGCCGTATGACTATGCCTATCGTGGGGACAAGAAGTCGACAGCGCGAGAGGTATTCAAAGAGCTTCGCAACAAGCAGAAGAAGCACTTGATGGGCTATAGGCATTCAGCAATGAAGGCCCAGTTCTACCGGTTCGGCAGCGACTGGTATCTCGAGGTTACGCCGACATACTTCTTCACCAGGAACGGTACTGAGCAAAGCAAATGGCATGAAGACTGGCTCAAGGGCATCAAGGAACTCGAGAAAAATGGCGCGATTCGCGGGCAGTTGATGATGTGGGCCGACCTGCTGCGCAATCCTCCAGGCCTGTTTGACGAGGGCTATCCGTTTCTCGACTTCGGTGTTCCGGTCACGTTTGGTATCGACCGAGGTATCGATGACAGCGCATGGGCCTCATCGGATAATATAGACAAACAGCAAGGCGAGACCTCCTCTGCACCACTGTTTGAGCTCGGATGA
- a CDS encoding helix-turn-helix domain-containing protein, which translates to MSTQTPMAIGHYLTQLREHAGLKQAELARKVTWSPAVLSRVESGERELNPEELGEVLRAIGTDDALKLGERLQRSWEVLVAPPLTHPEQDLLWEAELASKQLRALSAADDVSAAFQRRIDEYLEELQYLASLVLKRDHTVAFIGSIGIGKSTAICRMTGLEVADDGAPVQPVLEAGAGGITVCEVHLYTGPQYGIVVEPCSDEEIRQHTTDFVEHISRTGNPASNDDAEPLENEGQGISREIERAIRNMSGLRVRKEKVDGKTTRRDDAKQLALSHASARELLVEVLARMELHKRDARHIWYDASTGKPPLVWLKETFEAINNGRLPEFTLPKRIEVVAPVGLLKGVDLSVRLVDTKGIDRTAARADLEVHLEDPHTLAVLCSGFNNAPGAEARLLLNRARDAGIRNLGLNAAIVALPRPEEALAVKDDAGDRVETVEEGYELKGDQVATALEPLGLAELPVGFFNAREDAPSKLQEFVAFQLRRIRDDFAKRLAQATANVQEVIQNREEEQNQAIIREAAAQLKHWLTQNTDSPPLKQQIHASLINELAKAHASTVHAAVRRGGDWPNLNYSHQLGHGARVLATGSLGRKIKDFHAIAENLRTNPEYAKAVSLIGQAESVLLVAFDGVLTRMRLLGETLFEDEMRRDAMFWRDCENEWGQGKGYRERVAERSKQWFDDERKDELNQAIQSLLSTEWGESVARVSALLEA; encoded by the coding sequence ATGAGCACGCAAACACCGATGGCAATTGGTCACTACCTTACTCAACTGCGGGAGCACGCCGGGCTTAAGCAGGCAGAGCTTGCCCGGAAGGTAACTTGGAGTCCTGCTGTACTCTCGAGGGTTGAAAGCGGCGAGCGTGAGTTGAATCCGGAGGAGCTTGGCGAAGTTCTGCGCGCAATCGGGACCGACGATGCGCTGAAGCTCGGCGAACGACTCCAGCGTTCGTGGGAAGTTCTGGTTGCTCCGCCGCTAACCCACCCAGAGCAGGATTTGCTGTGGGAAGCCGAACTTGCGTCGAAACAATTGCGAGCCCTGTCGGCCGCGGACGATGTGTCAGCGGCTTTCCAGCGTCGAATCGACGAATATCTCGAAGAATTGCAATACCTTGCAAGCCTCGTCCTAAAGCGCGACCACACAGTCGCGTTCATTGGCAGTATTGGGATTGGTAAATCAACTGCGATTTGCCGCATGACTGGCCTCGAAGTAGCCGACGACGGCGCTCCTGTTCAACCGGTCTTGGAAGCAGGCGCAGGCGGTATCACGGTATGCGAAGTTCATCTTTACACGGGACCGCAGTACGGCATAGTCGTGGAACCGTGCTCGGATGAGGAAATTCGCCAGCATACGACTGACTTCGTCGAACATATCAGCCGCACTGGAAATCCAGCCAGTAATGATGATGCCGAACCGTTGGAAAATGAGGGTCAGGGCATTTCGCGTGAAATTGAGCGCGCCATTCGCAATATGTCTGGATTGCGAGTACGGAAGGAAAAAGTCGACGGTAAGACCACCCGGCGAGATGACGCAAAGCAACTAGCGCTTTCTCATGCATCTGCAAGAGAGTTGCTAGTCGAAGTGCTTGCTCGTATGGAACTGCACAAGCGTGATGCCAGGCACATCTGGTACGACGCTTCCACGGGCAAGCCTCCGCTCGTATGGCTCAAGGAGACATTTGAGGCCATCAATAATGGACGGCTTCCCGAATTCACGTTGCCGAAGCGCATCGAGGTAGTTGCTCCGGTGGGCCTGTTGAAAGGAGTCGATTTGTCAGTTCGGCTAGTGGACACAAAGGGTATCGACCGAACCGCTGCGCGCGCCGACCTCGAGGTCCACCTCGAAGACCCCCATACCCTCGCTGTTCTCTGCTCCGGATTCAACAATGCTCCTGGCGCTGAAGCACGCCTGTTGCTCAATCGAGCGCGAGATGCCGGCATCCGAAACCTTGGCCTTAACGCTGCAATTGTGGCTCTGCCGCGACCAGAAGAAGCGCTCGCGGTAAAGGACGACGCAGGCGACCGTGTTGAAACTGTTGAAGAAGGTTATGAACTGAAAGGAGACCAAGTAGCGACAGCTCTGGAGCCTCTAGGTCTGGCGGAGTTGCCTGTCGGCTTCTTCAACGCGCGCGAGGATGCCCCTAGCAAGCTACAGGAATTCGTTGCTTTCCAATTGCGTCGCATCCGAGATGATTTTGCAAAGCGGCTCGCGCAGGCAACCGCCAATGTGCAGGAGGTAATCCAGAATAGAGAGGAAGAACAGAACCAAGCCATCATTCGCGAAGCCGCAGCGCAACTGAAGCACTGGCTAACTCAGAACACCGACAGCCCGCCGCTAAAACAGCAGATACATGCAAGCCTCATCAATGAACTCGCCAAGGCACACGCTAGCACCGTGCATGCTGCTGTGAGACGAGGTGGGGACTGGCCGAACCTCAACTACAGTCACCAACTGGGTCATGGCGCACGAGTCCTGGCTACTGGTTCGCTGGGGCGCAAGATAAAGGATTTCCACGCTATTGCTGAAAATCTGCGCACGAATCCCGAGTACGCAAAGGCCGTATCGTTGATTGGGCAGGCAGAAAGCGTCTTGCTCGTAGCATTTGACGGGGTGCTCACCAGAATGAGGCTGCTTGGGGAGACGCTATTCGAGGATGAGATGAGGAGGGACGCGATGTTCTGGCGGGATTGCGAGAACGAGTGGGGCCAGGGTAAGGGCTACCGTGAACGAGTGGCGGAACGCAGCAAGCAGTGGTTTGATGACGAGCGCAAGGACGAGTTGAATCAAGCAATCCAAAGTCTGCTATCCACAGAGTGGGGCGAAAGCGTGGCGCGCGTTTCGGCTCTTCTGGAAGCCTAA